The genomic window GTAGTTCTGGCGGAAGACGCGACGGATGGTGAGCAGCCCGGCCAGGCCCACCAGGAAGAGGACCACGCCCACGGTCTGGCTGTAGCCGAGGTCGGCCGCGATGAACGCCTTCTGGTAGACGAGGAAGGACAACGTCGTCGACGCGCTTCCGGGGCCGCCCTGGGTGAGCAGCAGCACGTTCTGCGCCGAACCGAAGAGCGTCCAGAGGAACTGGAGCATCGTCACGACCCCGACGAAGTCGCGGATGACGGGGAAGTGGATGCGCCACATGGCGCGCCAGTGACCGGCGCCGTCGAGTTGCGCGGCCTCACCGATCTCGTCCGGCACGCTGCCGAGCCGGGCCGCGAACAGGACGGCGGTGAACCCGACGCCGCTCCACACGTCGAGCAGGATGAGGGAGCCGAGCGCGGTGGAGGGCGAGGCGAGCCAGGCATCGGTCATCGAGCTGAGACCGGCCTTCTCCAGTGCGCCGTTGAGCAGGCCGTCCGGCGACAGGACCGCGTAGAACACCATGGCCTTGGCGGGGGTGGAGATCAGTCCGGGGATGAACAGCAGGTACCGCAGGACCCGGTGGCCCGGCGGTTTCTGGGCGACGTAGTACCCGAGCATGTACGCGCCGACGATCATCAGCGGCACGGCCACGGCGAGTTGTACGGCGGTGTTCCGCACCGCGTCCCAGAAGACCGGGTCGTCCAGGACCGCGCTGATGTTGCCGGTACCGGCGAACGAGACCGGCTGGAGCATGCCCGGCCAGTGCAGGGCCGCGATGACGAAGATGGCGACCAGCGGGCCGACCATGAAGACCAGGTACCAGACCAGCGCGGGCACGGCGAGGATGACCCCGCCCTGCGTACGGCGTTTCGTGGTGGTGGTGGCGGACGGTGAGTGGGCGGCCGGGCCGCGGACCGAGGCGCCGCCCGGGGCGGACGAGAGCATCGTCATAGGAGGACTCGCAGAGGCTCGGGCGCGCGGATCAGGCCGTGCGGTAGGCGGATTCCAGGGCGGAGCGCACGGATGCCGCGCTCGTCCCACGGGTGAAGGCGGTGCTGGTCGCGGTGATCAACGGCTGGGTGGCGGTCGGCGGGACGTACAGGTCGGGCAGCAGCACCTGGCCGACCAGGTCGCCGAGCTGCTGGGCCGCGGCCACCAGCGGGAAGTCCTTGCTGACCGTTTCGGTCACGAGTGCCATGTCCCGGCCGCTCTCGGTGACGAAGCGCGACACGATGTCCGGGCGGTACATGAAGCGGAGGAACTTCTCGACGGAGGAGAGCTTCTTGACACCGTTGGGGCTGACCCAGAAGCCGATGAGGGTGTACGAGCGCAGGATGGTCGGCTTCCCGTGTGCGGCACCGGGCGCGAGCGGCCACCCGCCGACCTCGGTGTGCCCGGCGGCCTTCGCCGGCACCTTCGCCAGCGCGGAGGACATCGCGGACTGGATGGCCGCCGCCTCGGTGTTGTACTGCGTGGTCATCGTGTCGGAGGTCAGCCCCTGCGCCTTGTCGGCGAAGACACCGGCGTCGCGCAGCGACACGAAGTAGTCGATGCCCTCGCGTGCGCCCCGGCTGCCGCTGAAGTCGCCCGTCGTGTAGACCTGCCGCGCCTCGTCGGTGGTGAGGAAGGTCTGGATGATCTGGGCGAGCAGCTTCTGCCCCGTCCAGTCGTTGCCGCCCACGGTGACCGGCGCGATGCCCTTGGCCCGCAGCTTGCGGGCGGCACCGATGAGCTGGTCCCCGGTGGTGGGCACGGCGCCGACGCCGGCCCGGTCGAGCAGGTGGGTGTTGAAGGCGACGGGCCAGTTGGTGGCGAAGTAGGGGAAGGCGCGGAGCCTGCCCTTGTCGTCGGTCCACGCCGTCAGGGCTGCGGGCAGGACGCGCTCGCGCAGCCCCCAGTCGTCGAGGTAGCCCTTGACGTCGACGGTGGCGCCGACGTCGGTCCAGGCGAGCGTCTTGTCGTACAGGTTGACCATGACCACGTCCGGTTCCTTGCGGGCCAGCCGCGAGGTCTCGTACACCTGGGGCAGGTCATCGCCGTTGACGAGGTTCTTGACCCGGAGCCCCGGGTTCTCCTCCTCGAAGGCCTTGACGGCGGCGGTGTAGGTGGGGGAGCCCGGCGCGGTGGTCCCGAGCTGGGTGTGGACGACGAGCGTGCCGGGGTCGGAATCGGCCGAGGCGAGCGTGGAGCAGCCGGACATTGCGGGCAGCGCGGCAGCGGCGGCGAGGCCGGAACCAGCGGCTAGGAAACCGCGCCGACTCAGGGGTGAGCGCACAGCGGGATGTCTCCAACCAGGACGTTGACCAGGGTGGTTAATCGATGTACCAGCGGGTTGCGAGAAACCTAGGGGCGAGGGCGGGAATGGTCAACCCCCGGTTGCGCATGCTGGAGAACCCGGCATTTCGGGCGGGGTGCGCCCGGCGTGTCGGCCTGGTCGGGCGCAGTGACCGCGTCAGACAGTCACGAGGCGTACGCGGTCGCCCCAGAGCTTCGCCATGTCGTCGACGTCCGAGGTCGGCATCACGACGGGGCGCTGCTGTCGCAGAGCCAGACCGGCGACCACCGCGTCGATGGCGTACTTGTGGCCGTGAAGGCCGGTGTTCGGATGGCGACGACCTCGGCCGGGGTGGGGTATGTGGCTCAGCAGGAGAGGCGGCCCGTCTTGACGGCGGCGACGAATGACGACCAGCCTGCGGGCTGTATCACCAGGGCAGGGCCCTGGGGGGACTTGGAGTCGCGGACGGGGATGCCGGAGGGGTGGCCGTCCAGGACCTCGACGCAGCTGCCTGACTCCGGACCGCTGTGCGTCGACCTGCGCCATCCGTGCATCACGGAGGCGTCCGGGATCGTGCGTTCAGTCCTCATAGCCATAGTCCTTAGCCGCCGCTCGCAACATGGCGAGCGACTCTCTCTGTGGAAGTGCGTCGCTCAGTGCGAGAGCGTAGATGTCCTGCAACCGGGCGACAACGGCCGGAGATTCGTGGATCTTCCCCGTGGACAGCCCCTCGCTGTACGCGACGGGCGGCTGATCCTCGAAGAACATGAGCGAGACCATTCCCTGGCTGATGGGGTGGATGCCGACACCCAGTGGCAGGACGTGTACGCGCACCCGGCCGCACTCTCCCAGCCGGACCACGTGCATGATCTGTTCGGCCATGATCTCCGGGCTGCCGGCCGGGCGTCTCAGGGTGGCCTCGTCGAGTAGCGCCCAGACCACCGGCGTCACCGTGTCGGTGAGGATCTTCGCCCGTTCCAGGCGTGTGACAACGTGCCTGTCACATTCCGCTTCACTCCTGGGAGGGAACGCGGCGCTGAGAACTGCCCGGGCGTAGCGTTCCGTCTGCAGGATGCCGGGCATGAACGTCAGGGCGTATTCGCGGATCATCGTTGCCTGGCGTTCGAGCTGCCGGGCTGTCTCGAAGTAGTCGGCGATCGTGCCGTCGTCCTCCGGCAGGAAGCTGCTCAGCACGTTCCCCGTGTTCAGAGCCTTGTCGAGGCGTCGCGCGTCCTCCTTCGACGGAGCGCGCCGCCCCGCCTCGATGTGCGCGATGTGCGAACGGGTCATGACGGCCGCGTCGGCCAACTCCTGCTGCGTCAGTCCTGCGGCCACGCGTTGTTCCTTGAACCAGTCCCCATAGCTGTTACTCAACGTCGACTCCCATGTGACGAAGCATTTGTCACCAACGACCCCCTGGCGAGCCTAGGCCGAGTCGTCCCACTCTGTGAGTGGATCGCTACTCAGCGACACATGCACGAGGTCCGCGCTCAGCCGACGACCTCGGGTACTGCCCCCGCATACAACGGAGTTGACGACGTGCTGCACTGCACCATCCGCATCCTTGAGGCGCTGCTGCGCCGCCTTCGGCCGGTGCCGCCGTTCCCAGAGCTCCGGCTGTCTGCCCCCGAGCACGAATCGTTGCCGGAGCGGCCTCTCTGGCTCGCGATGTACGGAATCGACATCAGGCCCTGCCCGGGGTGCGGCATGGGACGGATCGTATGACCGGTCGGACACCTGACACTGCACGACTGCTGCCGTGGGCCGGCCCGGAGGG from Streptomyces sp. NBC_01341 includes these protein-coding regions:
- a CDS encoding carbohydrate ABC transporter permease: MTMLSSAPGGASVRGPAAHSPSATTTTKRRTQGGVILAVPALVWYLVFMVGPLVAIFVIAALHWPGMLQPVSFAGTGNISAVLDDPVFWDAVRNTAVQLAVAVPLMIVGAYMLGYYVAQKPPGHRVLRYLLFIPGLISTPAKAMVFYAVLSPDGLLNGALEKAGLSSMTDAWLASPSTALGSLILLDVWSGVGFTAVLFAARLGSVPDEIGEAAQLDGAGHWRAMWRIHFPVIRDFVGVVTMLQFLWTLFGSAQNVLLLTQGGPGSASTTLSFLVYQKAFIAADLGYSQTVGVVLFLVGLAGLLTIRRVFRQNY
- a CDS encoding ABC transporter substrate-binding protein; its protein translation is MRSPLSRRGFLAAGSGLAAAAALPAMSGCSTLASADSDPGTLVVHTQLGTTAPGSPTYTAAVKAFEEENPGLRVKNLVNGDDLPQVYETSRLARKEPDVVMVNLYDKTLAWTDVGATVDVKGYLDDWGLRERVLPAALTAWTDDKGRLRAFPYFATNWPVAFNTHLLDRAGVGAVPTTGDQLIGAARKLRAKGIAPVTVGGNDWTGQKLLAQIIQTFLTTDEARQVYTTGDFSGSRGAREGIDYFVSLRDAGVFADKAQGLTSDTMTTQYNTEAAAIQSAMSSALAKVPAKAAGHTEVGGWPLAPGAAHGKPTILRSYTLIGFWVSPNGVKKLSSVEKFLRFMYRPDIVSRFVTESGRDMALVTETVSKDFPLVAAAQQLGDLVGQVLLPDLYVPPTATQPLITATSTAFTRGTSAASVRSALESAYRTA
- a CDS encoding DUF397 domain-containing protein is translated as MRTERTIPDASVMHGWRRSTHSGPESGSCVEVLDGHPSGIPVRDSKSPQGPALVIQPAGWSSFVAAVKTGRLSC
- a CDS encoding helix-turn-helix domain-containing protein, giving the protein MSNSYGDWFKEQRVAAGLTQQELADAAVMTRSHIAHIEAGRRAPSKEDARRLDKALNTGNVLSSFLPEDDGTIADYFETARQLERQATMIREYALTFMPGILQTERYARAVLSAAFPPRSEAECDRHVVTRLERAKILTDTVTPVVWALLDEATLRRPAGSPEIMAEQIMHVVRLGECGRVRVHVLPLGVGIHPISQGMVSLMFFEDQPPVAYSEGLSTGKIHESPAVVARLQDIYALALSDALPQRESLAMLRAAAKDYGYED